The Daucus carota subsp. sativus chromosome 9, DH1 v3.0, whole genome shotgun sequence genome window below encodes:
- the LOC108202187 gene encoding protein NLP7 isoform X1 — translation MIINFGHDEVTANDAATRNILIQFWEASTEAIEGGRRYCELTIPENSFEILPYEVGGLSLYRMHSISCTHRIQLDDEEDDYIIQSKQQEGVISRVFRYKRPEMTPHISFYSLHEYPHREFAISCGIQPSLCFPLFKTADCSGHPRGVVELVSTCEQDLENFKQYFESCFFVQKMRMYTSRDYILFNFLRKNDLNPALWQMDHVLTLVCQKFPLRLAQFWVLTNPNSGALSVMSQKSNLDSEELAPLCRFKDACLQTHLNIGEGLVGKTCLFRKSFSCRNITEFNITNYPLAHYARSCVSIACFTIFLRSFFPPFEECVLEFFLPSQELSNYYPQTMSNTLLTTVKEHLPYYTFDLGEELGQVPTLEVINSSSTREIFKQTHKNAVAVINLDELEESPVKRIEPQSLTPKPNRSKEIIDEANTMEINHFSLEITLEEAIRNREYTVAARRVDELLEDVGHDKTTAAGSSSQTRISLPHQEVEVEKVTVDTSVQKLILSEDFSRIKNKGIIVGAENVDRPIQFVSKTSLQDELETEKQAEKKFSYESLSQHLGRPLDDVAKRFGISRSTFKRKCRDLGIKRWQYGRRSTDDNISSKLRERLNAKEPSRRNFTCSGISSMQDKCLNKVATADKRQDPKKMIVEATYYDATIRFELPGFTIAELEDDINERLHLERESFVMKYQDDEGDWISIACDEDLQECVEISKSSNNTTIKMSLDPRVNPQAQ, via the exons ATGATCATCAATTTCGGTCATGATGAGGTAACTGCTAATGATGCGGCTACAAGGAACATACTGATTCAGTTCTGGGAAGCAAGCACCGAGGCTATTGAAGGGGGTCGAAGATACTGTGAGCTTACCATACCGGAaaattcatttgaaattcttccATATGAAGTCGGAGGCCTATCATTGTACCGGATGCACTCCATTTCTTGTACTCATAGAATACAacttgatgatgaagaagatgactACATAATACAGAGTAAGCAGCAAGAGGGAGTAATTAGTCGCGTATTCAGGTATAAAAGGCCTGAGATGACTCCTCACATATCTTTTTACTCTTTACATGAATACCCACATAGAGAGTTTGCTATAAGTTGTGGGATTCAGCCTTCTTTGTGTTTCCCTCTATTTAAAACTGCTGATTGTTCTGGCCACCCCCGGGGTGTTGTTGAACTTGTCTCCACTTGTGAGCAAGATCTTGAAAACTTCAAGCAGTATTTTGAGTCATGCTTCTTTGTACAG AAAATGAGGATGTATACATCAAGAGactatatattattcaactttttaagaaaaaat GACCTAAATCCTGCACTCTGGCAAATGGACCATGTCTTGACACTGGTGTGTCAAAAATTCCCTTTGCGTCTTGCTCAATTCTGGGTCCTGACCAACCCTAACTCAGGAGCCCTCAGCGTAATGTCTCAGAAAAGTAATCTAGATTCCGAAGAGTTAGCACCCTTGTGTAGGTTCAAAGATGCTTGTTTGCAGACGCACTTGAACATAGGTGAAGGCCTTGTTGGCAAAACATGTCTATTCCGTAAATCCTTTTCTTGCAGGAATATAACAGAATTCAACATTACTAACTACCCCTTGGCACACTATGCACGAAGCTGTGTATCAATTGCTTGTTTTACAATATTCTTGCGTAGCTTTTTCCCACCATTTGAAGAATGTGTACTAGAGTTCTTTCTGCCTTCTCAAGAACTGTCTAATTATTACCCTCAAACCATGTCGAACACTCTATTGACAACAGTGAAGGAGCATCTTCCATATTATACATTTGATTTAGGAGAAGAATTGGGACAAGTGCCAACATTAGAAGTTATCAACTCTTCTTCAACCAGGGAAATATTTAAACAAACACACAAGAATGCCGTTGCAGTAATCAATT TAGATGAATTGGAAGAATCACCTGTTAAGCGAATAGAACCTCAGTCTCTCACTCCTAAACCTAATAGGTCTAAAGAAATTATTGATGAGGCAAACACTATGGAGATCAATCATTTCAGCCTGGAGATTACTCTGGAAGAGGCTATAAGGAACAGAGAATACACTGTGGCTGCTAGAAGAG TAGATGAACTGCTCGAAGACGTTGGACATGATAAGACAACTGCAGCTGGTTCTAGTTCACAAACTAGGATATCACTACCTCATCAAGAAGTCGAAGTAGAAAAAGTGACAGTCGATACTTCAGTTCAGAAACTGATCCTGTCAGAAGATTTTTCCCGAATAAAGAACAAAGGGATTATTGTGGGAGCAGAAAATGTTGATAGACCAATCCAATTTGTGAGCAAAACAAGCTTACAGGATGAATTAGAAACAGAGAAACAAGCAGAAAAGAAATTCAGTTATGAGAGTCTTAGTCAGCATCTTGGAAGGCCACTAGACGATGTAGCAAAGAGATTTGGGA TTAGTCGATCTACATTTAAACGCAAATGTAGAGATCTTGGTATCAAAAGATGGCAATATGGAAGGAGAAGTACGGATGACAATATTTCCTCCAAGCTCAGAGAAAGATTGAATGCTAAGGAACCGAGTAGAAGAAACTTTACTTGTTCAGGCATTTCTTCCATGCAGGATAAATGCCTGAACAAGGTTGCTACTGCGGATAAAAGGCAAGACCCGAAGAAGATGATTGTAGAGGCAACATACTACGATGCTACCATAAGATTTGAACTACCTGGTTTTACAATTGCAGAATTAGAAGATGATATCAACGAGAGGCTGCACTTGGAGAGAGAAAGTTTCGTCATGAAGTATCAAGATGATGAGGGTGACTGGATATCAATTGCCTGCGACGAAGACTTGCAGGAATGcgtggaaatatcaaaatcatcaaacaatacAACAATTAAGATGTCGCTGGATCCGCGTGTTAATCCCCAGGCACAGTGA
- the LOC108202187 gene encoding protein NLP3 isoform X2, whose protein sequence is MIINFGHDEVTANDAATRNILIQFWEASTEAIEGGRRYCELTIPENSFEILPYEVGGLSLYRMHSISCTHRIQLDDEEDDYIIQSKQQEGVISRVFRYKRPEMTPHISFYSLHEYPHREFAISCGIQPSLCFPLFKTADCSGHPRGVVELVSTCEQDLENFKQYFESCFFVQKMRMYTSRDYILFNFLRKNDLNPALWQMDHVLTLVCQKFPLRLAQFWVLTNPNSGALSVMSQKSNLDSEELAPLCRFKDACLQTHLNIGEGLVGKTCLFRKSFSCRNITEFNITNYPLAHYARSCVSIACFTIFLRSFFPPFEECVLEFFLPSQELSNYYPQTMSNTLLTTVKEHLPYYTFDLGEELGQVPTLEVINSSSTREIFKQTHKNAVAVINYELEESPVKRIEPQSLTPKPNRSKEIIDEANTMEINHFSLEITLEEAIRNREYTVAARRVDELLEDVGHDKTTAAGSSSQTRISLPHQEVEVEKVTVDTSVQKLILSEDFSRIKNKGIIVGAENVDRPIQFVSKTSLQDELETEKQAEKKFSYESLSQHLGRPLDDVAKRFGISRSTFKRKCRDLGIKRWQYGRRSTDDNISSKLRERLNAKEPSRRNFTCSGISSMQDKCLNKVATADKRQDPKKMIVEATYYDATIRFELPGFTIAELEDDINERLHLERESFVMKYQDDEGDWISIACDEDLQECVEISKSSNNTTIKMSLDPRVNPQAQ, encoded by the exons ATGATCATCAATTTCGGTCATGATGAGGTAACTGCTAATGATGCGGCTACAAGGAACATACTGATTCAGTTCTGGGAAGCAAGCACCGAGGCTATTGAAGGGGGTCGAAGATACTGTGAGCTTACCATACCGGAaaattcatttgaaattcttccATATGAAGTCGGAGGCCTATCATTGTACCGGATGCACTCCATTTCTTGTACTCATAGAATACAacttgatgatgaagaagatgactACATAATACAGAGTAAGCAGCAAGAGGGAGTAATTAGTCGCGTATTCAGGTATAAAAGGCCTGAGATGACTCCTCACATATCTTTTTACTCTTTACATGAATACCCACATAGAGAGTTTGCTATAAGTTGTGGGATTCAGCCTTCTTTGTGTTTCCCTCTATTTAAAACTGCTGATTGTTCTGGCCACCCCCGGGGTGTTGTTGAACTTGTCTCCACTTGTGAGCAAGATCTTGAAAACTTCAAGCAGTATTTTGAGTCATGCTTCTTTGTACAG AAAATGAGGATGTATACATCAAGAGactatatattattcaactttttaagaaaaaat GACCTAAATCCTGCACTCTGGCAAATGGACCATGTCTTGACACTGGTGTGTCAAAAATTCCCTTTGCGTCTTGCTCAATTCTGGGTCCTGACCAACCCTAACTCAGGAGCCCTCAGCGTAATGTCTCAGAAAAGTAATCTAGATTCCGAAGAGTTAGCACCCTTGTGTAGGTTCAAAGATGCTTGTTTGCAGACGCACTTGAACATAGGTGAAGGCCTTGTTGGCAAAACATGTCTATTCCGTAAATCCTTTTCTTGCAGGAATATAACAGAATTCAACATTACTAACTACCCCTTGGCACACTATGCACGAAGCTGTGTATCAATTGCTTGTTTTACAATATTCTTGCGTAGCTTTTTCCCACCATTTGAAGAATGTGTACTAGAGTTCTTTCTGCCTTCTCAAGAACTGTCTAATTATTACCCTCAAACCATGTCGAACACTCTATTGACAACAGTGAAGGAGCATCTTCCATATTATACATTTGATTTAGGAGAAGAATTGGGACAAGTGCCAACATTAGAAGTTATCAACTCTTCTTCAACCAGGGAAATATTTAAACAAACACACAAGAATGCCGTTGCAGTAATCAATT ATGAATTGGAAGAATCACCTGTTAAGCGAATAGAACCTCAGTCTCTCACTCCTAAACCTAATAGGTCTAAAGAAATTATTGATGAGGCAAACACTATGGAGATCAATCATTTCAGCCTGGAGATTACTCTGGAAGAGGCTATAAGGAACAGAGAATACACTGTGGCTGCTAGAAGAG TAGATGAACTGCTCGAAGACGTTGGACATGATAAGACAACTGCAGCTGGTTCTAGTTCACAAACTAGGATATCACTACCTCATCAAGAAGTCGAAGTAGAAAAAGTGACAGTCGATACTTCAGTTCAGAAACTGATCCTGTCAGAAGATTTTTCCCGAATAAAGAACAAAGGGATTATTGTGGGAGCAGAAAATGTTGATAGACCAATCCAATTTGTGAGCAAAACAAGCTTACAGGATGAATTAGAAACAGAGAAACAAGCAGAAAAGAAATTCAGTTATGAGAGTCTTAGTCAGCATCTTGGAAGGCCACTAGACGATGTAGCAAAGAGATTTGGGA TTAGTCGATCTACATTTAAACGCAAATGTAGAGATCTTGGTATCAAAAGATGGCAATATGGAAGGAGAAGTACGGATGACAATATTTCCTCCAAGCTCAGAGAAAGATTGAATGCTAAGGAACCGAGTAGAAGAAACTTTACTTGTTCAGGCATTTCTTCCATGCAGGATAAATGCCTGAACAAGGTTGCTACTGCGGATAAAAGGCAAGACCCGAAGAAGATGATTGTAGAGGCAACATACTACGATGCTACCATAAGATTTGAACTACCTGGTTTTACAATTGCAGAATTAGAAGATGATATCAACGAGAGGCTGCACTTGGAGAGAGAAAGTTTCGTCATGAAGTATCAAGATGATGAGGGTGACTGGATATCAATTGCCTGCGACGAAGACTTGCAGGAATGcgtggaaatatcaaaatcatcaaacaatacAACAATTAAGATGTCGCTGGATCCGCGTGTTAATCCCCAGGCACAGTGA
- the LOC108200956 gene encoding protein NLP7 isoform X1, which translates to MQATMAANSAYCTQIWSRQKLDNVLIQIWEASREKHQEGREYWELKAKNEPFYVLSSDDEGFSSYRIHSLASTVTIKEDGEDDDEETSVIAHVFMSNRPEMSPKIEFYSVNEYSHKDFALTCGIRASLCLPLFKTVNFSGRPDGVMELVSTCDQDLEKVKLSTHLSYFLKKLGMYSLGDNIYRFIRTNTRKHAMLEMDHLLEVICQTFRLPLAQYWVIKDANLGGLEVMYQSSHRDFENIIPWCQFKDACLRMGSHVGEGPVGKTYLSQKSLFCRDITELTITNHPLAHYAQNCGSIACFTICLWSLSPQYRECVLEFFLPSQEMDSYYPQTLLNSLLTTMKENLLFDMVASEGQLGEVLLVEVINSSGYEPETFKIGQPVCSLADHEDYVFQQGTGSSQLLFEDGTVQDEHVRDIEKSNDVTVSYLDAVVGDMTIATPDIVEIDNSALEIMLEDAIKQKEHTVVPERDDLVEQSPEDSGYAMTPGTDQPSRLEDLLQKQNEGIMVGLEEDDTTVQFKEDTSEREKQLGSKDITFEGISELFGRPLEDAAKSFGVSRSTLKRKCRGLGIKDWRRGKQSIKGNMSSDLRRRLNDDEQAGKNFHSGLPSGEKAPAVDHISQTLNEVTVRAMYNGVTIRFDLSDSSGIAELENNVIERLHLERESFSIKYRDDEDIWILIACDKDVRKCIEISRSLKRTSITLLVDPPINHRKQ; encoded by the exons ATGCAAGCCACCATGGCTGCAAATTCTGCTTATTGCACACAGATCTGGAGCAGACAAAAGTTAGATAATGTCTTGATTCAGATTTGGGAGGCAAGCCGCGAAAAACATCAAGAGGGACGAGAATACTGGGAGCTCAAGGCAAAGAACGAACCATTTTATGTTCTTTCTAGTGATGACGAGGGATTTTCATCGTACAGGATTCACTCTCTAGCTTCTACGGTTACCATAAAAGAAGACGGAGAAGATGACGACGAAGAAACAAGTGTTATTGCCCACGTATTTATGAGTAATAGGCCTGAAATGAGTCCTAAAATTGAATTTTACTCTGTGAATGAGTATTCGCATAAGGATTTTGCGTTGACTTGTGGGATTCGAGCTTCTCTTTGTTTACCTctctttaaaactgttaacttCTCAGGCCGCCCTGATGGGGTTATGGAACTTGTCTCCACTTGTGACCAGGATCTCGAAAAAGTCAAGCTATCTACTCACTTATCCTACTTCTTGAAG AAACTAGGAATGTATTCGTTAGGTGACAATATATACCGCTTCATAAGGACGAAT ACCCGAAAACATGCAATGCTGGAAATGGATCACTTGTTGGAGGTGATATGTCAAACATTCCGCTTACCTCTTGCTCAATACTGGGTAATTAAAGATGCTAACTTAGGAGGCCTTGAAGTAATGTATCAATCAAGTCACagagattttgaaaatataataccCTGGTGTCAGTTTAAAGATGCTTGTTTGCGGATGGGGTCACATGTAGGTGAAGGTCCTGTTGGCAAGACGTATCTATCCCAAAAATCCTTGTTCTGCAGGGATATAACGGAACTCACTATTACTAATCACCCCTTGGCACATTATGCACAGAACTGCGGGTCAATTGCTTGTTTCACAATATGCTTGTGGAGCCTTTCACCACAATACAGAGAATGTGTACTCGAGTTCTTTCTGCCCTCACAAGAAATGGATAGTTATTACCCTCAAACCTTGTTGAACTCTCTATTGACAACAATGAAGGAAAATCTTCTATTTGATATGGTTGCTTCAGAGGGACAGTTAGGGGAAGTGTTATTAGTTGAGGTTATCAACTCTTCCGGGTATGAACCAGAGACTTTTAAAATAGGTCAGCCTGTGTGTTCGCTTGCAGACCATGAAGATTATGTATTCCAACAAGGTACTGGCAGTTCACAATTGTTGTTTGAAGATGGTACGGTGCAAGATGAGCATGTTCGGGACATAGAGAAGTCCAACGATGTCACTGTTTCATATTTAGATGCAGTGGTCGGAGATATGACAATAGCCACACCTGATATAGTGGAAATAGATAATTCTGCTCTGGAAATCATGCTGGAAGATGCGATAAAGCAGAAAGAGCACACTGTGGTTCCAGAGAGAG ATGACCTAGTGGAACAATCACCTGAAGACAGTGGATATGCTATGACCCCTGGAACTGATCAGCCTTCGAGGCTGGAAGAtcttcttcaaaaacaaaacgAAGGGATTATGGTGGGCTTGGAAGAAGATGATACAACCGTCCAATTCAAAGAGGATACTTCCGAAAGAGAGAAGCAATTGGGAAGTAAAGATATCACGTTTGAGGGAATTAGTGAGCTTTTCGGAAGACCATTAGAAGATGCAGCAAAGAGCTTTGGTG TTAGTCGATCGACACTCAAACGCAAGTGTAGAGGTCTTGGTATTAAAGACTGGCGACGAGGCAAGCAAAGCATAAAAGGAAACATGTCATCTGATCTTAGGAGAAGATTAAATGACGATGAACAAGCTGGAAAAAACTTTCATTCGGGTTTGCCTTCCGGGGAAAAAGCACCTGCTGTTGATCATATAAGCCAAACATTGAATGAGGTGACTGTAAGGGCAATGTACAATGGTGTGACTATAAGGTTTGATTTATCTGATTCATCAGGGATTGCAGAGCTAGAAAATAATGTGATCGAGAGGCTGCACTTGGAGAGGGAGAGTTTCAGTATCAAGTACCGAGATGATGAGGACATTTGGATATTGATTGCTTGTGACAAGGACGTGCGGAAATGCATCGAAATCTCACGGTCATTAAAGAGAACATCAATCACGCTGTTGGTTGATCCTCCGATCAATCATCGTAAACAATAG
- the LOC108200956 gene encoding protein NLP7 isoform X2, with protein sequence MQATMAANSAYCTQIWSRQKLDNVLIQIWEASREKHQEGREYWELKAKNEPFYVLSSDDEGFSSYRIHSLASTVTIKEDGEDDDEETSVIAHVFMSNRPEMSPKIEFYSVNEYSHKDFALTCGIRASLCLPLFKTVNFSGRPDGVMELVSTCDQDLEKVKLSTHLSYFLKKLGMYSLGDNIYRFIRTNTRKHAMLEMDHLLEVICQTFRLPLAQYWVIKDANLGGLEVMYQSSHRDFENIIPWCQFKDACLRMGSHVGEGPVGKTYLSQKSLFCRDITELTITNHPLAHYAQNCGSIACFTICLWSLSPQYRECVLEFFLPSQEMDSYYPQTLLNSLLTTMKENLLFDMVASEGQLGEVLLVEVINSSGYEPETFKIGQPVCSLADHEDYVFQQGTGSSQLLFEDGTVQDEHVRDIEKSNDVTVSYLDAVVGDMTIATPDIVEIDNSALEIMLEDAIKQKEHTVVPERDDLVEQSPEDSGYAMTPGTDQPSRLEDLLQKQNEGIMVGLEEDDTTVQFKEDTSEREKQLGSKDITFEGISELFGRPLEDAAKSFGVDRHSNASVEVLVLKTGDEASKA encoded by the exons ATGCAAGCCACCATGGCTGCAAATTCTGCTTATTGCACACAGATCTGGAGCAGACAAAAGTTAGATAATGTCTTGATTCAGATTTGGGAGGCAAGCCGCGAAAAACATCAAGAGGGACGAGAATACTGGGAGCTCAAGGCAAAGAACGAACCATTTTATGTTCTTTCTAGTGATGACGAGGGATTTTCATCGTACAGGATTCACTCTCTAGCTTCTACGGTTACCATAAAAGAAGACGGAGAAGATGACGACGAAGAAACAAGTGTTATTGCCCACGTATTTATGAGTAATAGGCCTGAAATGAGTCCTAAAATTGAATTTTACTCTGTGAATGAGTATTCGCATAAGGATTTTGCGTTGACTTGTGGGATTCGAGCTTCTCTTTGTTTACCTctctttaaaactgttaacttCTCAGGCCGCCCTGATGGGGTTATGGAACTTGTCTCCACTTGTGACCAGGATCTCGAAAAAGTCAAGCTATCTACTCACTTATCCTACTTCTTGAAG AAACTAGGAATGTATTCGTTAGGTGACAATATATACCGCTTCATAAGGACGAAT ACCCGAAAACATGCAATGCTGGAAATGGATCACTTGTTGGAGGTGATATGTCAAACATTCCGCTTACCTCTTGCTCAATACTGGGTAATTAAAGATGCTAACTTAGGAGGCCTTGAAGTAATGTATCAATCAAGTCACagagattttgaaaatataataccCTGGTGTCAGTTTAAAGATGCTTGTTTGCGGATGGGGTCACATGTAGGTGAAGGTCCTGTTGGCAAGACGTATCTATCCCAAAAATCCTTGTTCTGCAGGGATATAACGGAACTCACTATTACTAATCACCCCTTGGCACATTATGCACAGAACTGCGGGTCAATTGCTTGTTTCACAATATGCTTGTGGAGCCTTTCACCACAATACAGAGAATGTGTACTCGAGTTCTTTCTGCCCTCACAAGAAATGGATAGTTATTACCCTCAAACCTTGTTGAACTCTCTATTGACAACAATGAAGGAAAATCTTCTATTTGATATGGTTGCTTCAGAGGGACAGTTAGGGGAAGTGTTATTAGTTGAGGTTATCAACTCTTCCGGGTATGAACCAGAGACTTTTAAAATAGGTCAGCCTGTGTGTTCGCTTGCAGACCATGAAGATTATGTATTCCAACAAGGTACTGGCAGTTCACAATTGTTGTTTGAAGATGGTACGGTGCAAGATGAGCATGTTCGGGACATAGAGAAGTCCAACGATGTCACTGTTTCATATTTAGATGCAGTGGTCGGAGATATGACAATAGCCACACCTGATATAGTGGAAATAGATAATTCTGCTCTGGAAATCATGCTGGAAGATGCGATAAAGCAGAAAGAGCACACTGTGGTTCCAGAGAGAG ATGACCTAGTGGAACAATCACCTGAAGACAGTGGATATGCTATGACCCCTGGAACTGATCAGCCTTCGAGGCTGGAAGAtcttcttcaaaaacaaaacgAAGGGATTATGGTGGGCTTGGAAGAAGATGATACAACCGTCCAATTCAAAGAGGATACTTCCGAAAGAGAGAAGCAATTGGGAAGTAAAGATATCACGTTTGAGGGAATTAGTGAGCTTTTCGGAAGACCATTAGAAGATGCAGCAAAGAGCTTTGGTG TCGATCGACACTCAAACGCAAGTGTAGAGGTCTTGGTATTAAAGACTGGCGACGAGGCAAGCAAAGCATAA
- the LOC108202367 gene encoding protein SIEVE ELEMENT OCCLUSION B-like gives MKLIHMIIAYLIKLAKSWKPKFESLGNLIKAVLDLTKCIVDIKSLRSQYINLDTPEMVISSAHIPIAVYWTIISIVACASMVIDLPGSSHEYMASATETWVRRGEINEKIKCLQDIVPKLCQLSGEKLLIPG, from the exons ATGAAGCTGATACACATGATAATAGCTTATCTCATCAAGTTG GCCAAATCTTGGAAACCAAAGTTTGAGTCACTTGGTAACCTGATCAAGGCAGTGCTTGATCTAACAAAGTGCATTGTGGATATTAAGAGCCTCCGATCTCAGTACATTAACCTGGACACTCCAGAGATGGTCATTTCCAGTGCTCATATCCCAATAGCCGTGTACTGGACCATCATAAGCATTGTGGCTTGTGCATCTATGGTTATTGATCTTCCTGGCAGTAGTCATGA GTACATGGCCTCGGCAACAGAGACCTGG GTCCGAAGGGGGGAAATTAACGAAAAAATAAAATGCTTGCAAGACATCGTGCCAAAGTTATGTCAATTGTCAGGAGAAAAACTCCTGATTCCAGGATGA